Within Chloroflexota bacterium, the genomic segment GATCGCCAAGAAGGCGGACGCCCTTGGCTTCGACTACGTCACCGCCCAGGACCATCCAGTTATCCCGAAGGCCAGCAGCACCCTGATCGCGCCACGCTGGTATGACGCGATCGCCACCCTCTCCTTCGTCGCCGCGTTCACCAAGCGGGTGCGGCTCGTCACAAGCGTCCTCGTGCTGCCCTACCGGAACCCCTTCACCATCGCCAAGTCCATGGCAACCCTCGATGTACTTTCGCGGGGCCGCGCCGTGATGGGCGCCGGCGTGGGCCACATGAAGCCCGAGTTCGAGGCCCTGGGCGTCTCCTACGATGAGCGCGGCCCCATCACCGACGAGTACATCAAAATCATTCAGGGGCTCTGGCGCGAGCCGGCCTTCACCTACCAAGGGAAGTACCACCAATCGCGGGATATGGTCCTCTCGCCAAAGCCCCTGCAGCGCCCTCTTCCAATTTGGGCTGGAGGCAACGAACGTCCCGCCGTGCGCCGCGCCTATTCCCTCTGCCAGGGCTGGGCGCCATTCCTGATCAAGCCCCCCCAGATGAAGAATCTGACCGATTACGGGCGCGGCGTGGCGAAGGAGGCAGGCCGCGACCCGGATATCGCGGTCGTCGCGCCCATCGGACCGGTGCTGCGCAACGAAGTGGCCGCGCCGAAGCGCTCGGCGGAGCAGATCGAGGCGCGCGTGAAGCAGATCGCAGGCGACTCCGAGTACTACCAGAGGCTCGTCCGGCGGAACCTGGAGACTGCCTCAACCCTTACCACGCCGGAAGATATCCACGAGCAGATGAAGACCTGGAAGGCGGCCGGGGCCACGCACTTCAATGTGAACTTCCGCTACCGCGAACTCTCCCACCTCACCGAGGCGATGGACTGGTTCGCCAAAGAGGTCATGCCAAAGTACCGGTAACGACCGCAGGCCGCTGCTACCCCGGCTGCACCGTGATGACGACGTTTCCCATTTTGTGCCCAGTTTCAACGTACCTGTGGGCCTCGGGAGCCTGCTCCAAGGGGTAGCGCCTATCGATCGCCGCTCGCAGATTTCCTGCTTCGATCAATTCTCTCAGGAAGGCCAGGTATTCTGTCTTCTCCTTCGTGAGAGACTTGACGGTGAGATAGACCCCTCGCTCCTTGAGCGCCTTCTTGCTGCGGGAGCGGGAGATCTTGCCCACCGCGTCAAAGATGACATCATAGGTCTCGCCACGGGCCGAAAAGTCTTCTTTTGCATAGTCGATGACCGTACCGGCTCCGAGGGATTTCACCAATTCCATGTTCGCCGAACTGCAGACCCCGGTCACGTCCGCTCCGAAGTGCCTGGCAAGCTGGAGGGCGAAGGTCCCCACGCTTCCGGACGCGCCATAGATAAGCACCTTTTGTCCCCTCTGGAGATTCGCCTTCCTGAGGATGTGCAGCGCAGTCATCCCGCCGACAGGGACGGCAGCGGCCTCCTCAAAGGTCATGTTCGCCGGCTTTATCCCCAGCACGCCTAACCGCCGCTTTTCGGGCAGGCATACGTATTCGGCG encodes:
- a CDS encoding TIGR03619 family F420-dependent LLM class oxidoreductase encodes the protein MRFGIGLPGVNPNSAGRWDQQQVLQGVIAIAKKADALGFDYVTAQDHPVIPKASSTLIAPRWYDAIATLSFVAAFTKRVRLVTSVLVLPYRNPFTIAKSMATLDVLSRGRAVMGAGVGHMKPEFEALGVSYDERGPITDEYIKIIQGLWREPAFTYQGKYHQSRDMVLSPKPLQRPLPIWAGGNERPAVRRAYSLCQGWAPFLIKPPQMKNLTDYGRGVAKEAGRDPDIAVVAPIGPVLRNEVAAPKRSAEQIEARVKQIAGDSEYYQRLVRRNLETASTLTTPEDIHEQMKTWKAAGATHFNVNFRYRELSHLTEAMDWFAKEVMPKYR
- a CDS encoding NAD(P)-dependent alcohol dehydrogenase; this encodes MKAIVCSKHGPPDVLRLQEVRKPAPRGDEVLVRVCAATVTRGDVVLRRLHPLVLVPLRLFGMRRMKIPGVELAGVIEETGRKVQGFKAGDQVFGTTTGLAYGANAEYVCLPEKRRLGVLGIKPANMTFEEAAAVPVGGMTALHILRKANLQRGQKVLIYGASGSVGTFALQLARHFGADVTGVCSSANMELVKSLGAGTVIDYAKEDFSARGETYDVIFDAVGKISRSRSKKALKERGVYLTVKSLTKEKTEYLAFLRELIEAGNLRAAIDRRYPLEQAPEAHRYVETGHKMGNVVITVQPG